The segment CCCTACTTTGTCTTCCTATTACAGAGGGACTGAAGATATTGGGTCTGTAAGTAAACATGTCTTGTGCCACACAGAAAAGTTATACTATAAGGAAATGTATActtctagaaattatgaaatgtataCTCATGAAGTTGCCAATCCACAGAAGGTTGATATGTAACAGTTCTCAATTACTTACTTCCCAGTTTTCACTAGAAATTGAGGTTTCTAAGAGTTAAGAATTCTaattaatatttacataattaaaaCTGCTTAAAGTAATAAGGGACCAACTCTGTATGCAAGAAAAGTAGGGTGtgtttttggtaaaaaaaaaaaaatgtaggcagAATAGAGATGCatttttgttaaggaaaaagataGGGACGAGGAAAATTTCTCCTCCTTTACAAAGCAAATTTTAGGTGACCTCAATTCCCATTCCAAATCTTCAGAAGTCACAAACTGGCACAGACTCAAATTTGACCTGCAAGATATGCTTTATTTAGTTTAAATGAGAATTAACTGCCAACATTTTATAATCAGAAGTTTTACATAAAATCCGTATTTCTACTTTCTGTTGAAACCTGAGAATTTTGCCCAATTTTGTCATAGTAACAATAGACTGGACTTGAATAGCAGCTCCCTCTCTTCTCTGAATAGAAATTTTGCTCTAATGCCTACCAGGCAGGCTTCTTGCACTTCCCCCAGGTGTTTGGCTCCTGGGGGAGTTGGGGCCCCTATTGGAGAGCCTGCTTGGAAAGAGCCTAGGGATCCCAGGGAGTCCTCTCTCCCTGTCTTTTGCTCTTCCCATTGAGATGTCATACATCTCAACCGATGTTGCATATAAAACACTGTGCAGACTTCATTATTCCTTGAATCTGCTTGTGCTGGGGATGCTAATAGTGAGTTAAGGCAAATTGAGTACATTGATTTTTATTATATGCTTAATGGCACATACATTTACTTCTAGAAAAATCACTGAGTATCACAGGTAAAATTTACCTGTCCATTCCTTCACCTAggcaattttgaaatattttctataaGTAAATAGAAACAGCTACTATTGTTGGGGATGTCTGAGTCAATTGGCTAAGATAACTAATTTAATCTTCCAAACACATCAGCCAAAGAAAGCTGGCCATACCTGTCTTCGCTGACATGAAAATCTGATTGCACCTCAGACCAACTAAACCAGGGTCTCTGGGGGTGGGATTCCGACTCCAAGCTCCCTGATGATTCAAATGTGCAGCCAAGATAAGGAATCTTTGCTGCAAAGAATGCCTGGCATACCTCTGGTTAAGTTCCCCCTAGGTAGTACATGTTCTCTTTGAACCAAAGGTGACTCATGTATGAAATAAGAGTAGCGATGATCTGATTAATTGGGTAAATGTGAAAGAACTACTAACTGCTATgcaaatatgaatgaatgaatgatgttcgtcatgaggaggaggaggaggaggaggagatggatAATGATAGAAAGGTAGAGCCCAGTGCCTGCCTGCTGAGCACAGGCTAAGAAAATTTGGTTGTATTATTCTCTCTTGATTctattttaataatgtttaaagTTCCAATCTAAGAACACCCATCACATATACCCAACACATGGATAAATCTAACCATTTGctgggtgaaagaagccagatataaaagacaaatattgtatgattctatttatatagaaTATAAACTATTCTATAATGTAATGACAAAAAGCATATCAAAGATTAATCTTTTGGGGATGATAGAAAGGTTCTGTATCTTGTGATTGTGGTTTCATGGATATATTCAACTGTCAAAACTCATGGAATGGTATACTTTTAATGGATGctatttattgtatgttaatcAGTCCTCAGTAAAATTGATCAGGGAAAAAACAGACTTACAGGAACCCAGTTAGGAAAAGGCagtattattttctaattttatgtgtCTCTAAATGCTGAATTTTCTGGAAGAAAGGTAGAGGAATGACTGTAAACAGAAGAGAATTTTTGGAGTAAACTGTAAGGTTCTAAATGGAAAGGATCATGGAGAGGTACAATAGCgtcaatattttcatatttctgagtggaaggaaagaaaactgagCCCATTCAACTGTCCTCAAAATACTCTTGCTCTTACCATGTATTTTTTGCTGCAGTTTTCACTCTGGCAGCACTTACAGTTGTTATCACTCTCCAGGACAAGAAGAACTGCTGCTACTATAAGCATCTATAGTAGGGACGAGAGAAAGTATTAGAAATGGAATAGTAGTTACATTCATGCTAATAGTCAGAGGGCAATGATTTGGAGTATAGACTTTGGGGTCAAGTAGAacggggttcaaatcccagctcagccacttcctagctgtgtgaactCCAGTCCTTCCCTTAAAATGGTGTTGAGAACTCACTCATGGGGTTGCTGTGAGTTAACATATGTAAATTTTGAACTTAGTACCTGATTCATAGTAAGTGATTGAGAACTGTTAGTTATTATTATCATAGTTACCAGTCATTAAAAACTAATGATTAAAGAAAAGTAAATTGTATTTACTACATGGGAATGCCACTGTAGGCAGCAAACCTGCATTTTTCACTGACTTGTGGAGGGCTAAGGAAAGTCATTCATCAGATTGTCATTTGTCAGTCTCTCTTCATTTCCTGCCCCCAGGGAATGCAGGTAAGAGGCGTGGTTAATCTGAAACTACATCTCTTAATGCAAAGTGAATTAAGTTCAATTTCCCATGCATTCAGACCATCTCAGGATCAAAATTTCCAGTGTTTTGTCTGTATCAAGCCAGCAAACTGGGATAATTCAATGTATTCTGCTTCCTTGTCTTGGTATTGTAGACAAAGGGCTCAGGTTCTGGAAAGAACATGGATTTATTTTCTATTACAATTTTTGGTTTGAGCAGGTATGGACTATGTATTGCTTCTGAGAAATTCTCCACCTATCTTTCATTCTCTCTGTTCGGTACTGAATTTTGAAGCTGAGTTCAATGTTACTTTATTGTTTGTGGACAGCATTTCCAGTTTCCAAATTCCTTTAACCTTCATGTATTTATCTACTCATTTAATTATATAGAtattcctctcctttctcctaaGAGGATTTGATGTAGTAACAATAACATTTTTCAAGGATTCCTAGACAGTGAAAAATAGAGAACAATTTCTTTCCCGTCTAAAATTTTACATGAATATAAGCAGAAGAGTCCTGTCTTCCTCTCCTTTCAACACCATGAGTTAACGCAGATTTTAATAGGTTCTGGTTTAGCTTTATTAATGCCTTGCAACTCTTCCATTTATTACAATTACATATTGAGAGAAACAATAATAAGATAAGATACAGTTAGCCAGGTACAGTAACTGGTTTCATAACAATATTGGTAGAGATACTTCGACTTAGACCCTGGAGTCCTGTGTCAAAAGAGAAACACAGACATCGCCTGTGTTGAAAGGGAAACTgctttcttttttgattgtaaaataaaacttcaatatAGAGGGCTCAAGAATAATGGGGGAAAACTACCACAAATTCCACTAACCTCACATGTTTTTATGTATTTAGTCCTAGTGTCTTCCCACATGTGTATATTTTACATAGTTGTAATCATAATTATTCACAACTTTGTTACATCTTTTCTTCACTTAACACAAAATAATATGCATTTTCCATGCTGTTACATCTTCATAATTATGATTTTTGTCATGATATGAAGTGCATGTACCATAATTTATGCTAAGATGTGTCTAGATatttactattataaataatactgccaTAAATGACTGTGTACACATCTTTTTATTCGTTTTGGCTTATCTCCTAGGATTCTCAGGTTCAGGGTTACTGAGTCAAAAGATGCGAGCATTTTCATGGATCTTAACATAGCCTATCAAAATCTTTTCCAAAagctttgcatttatttataatatcacCACCAACATTCATTATGTATCTGTCACATAGCAACTTCAATAGCatcatatgaatattttaaagtttaccAATTTAATATGCAAAATAGTAACTAAATGAAATCTTTCCAATATAGCTCTTCAGATATTATAATGATTAAACACCCACAAAGGTATACAGATAGATCGCAATGCACTTTCTTTTATGTTATTGGTGGTATAGTAAGCTTACAGTGCACAATGTACTGTTTTTAGAAACGATATGATCAGGAAAAGTGCCTTTTCCTCTAAGCTGCCAACATGATTtactctgtttatttttaaagggcaCAAAGTCATCAGAAAAACATTCATAGATTCTCACCATGGATGATTTGATTTAGTTTTCAAAAACACCCTCCATGATTAGGGGTATAATGTCAGACTATTTAATGATGATATAGCCCAtccttcaacaaatacttataatCACAATAGTCACTGGATACCTACTACATGTCTGTCTCTGTCCTAGGCATGTCATACATGAGTTTTTATTTAATCCCCATAATTAGCCTAAAAAGTGTatgtcattatttccatttttcaaatgaagacACTGAATCCCTCAGAGATACGGAGCAACTTCTCAAGGTCTCACGGCACAAATGATAGAGCTTGGATTTTAATTCAAGTTTGTCTGAATCTCCAAGTCTCTGCTTTTTCCAAGCTATCTTAACACACCTCCAACCTAGCGAAATCATGAGTCCAGAGAGAAAATCTGTTCTGGAAAAGAGCAGTGCCACTGGAGATTATATAGCTTGAACTGACACACGAGGTTCATGAAGACATAATATTTCTACAAGCCAATGTCCCACAAGCTTTCATTAGGACAAATTTCCTGCATTGCTGCAATAACACAAATGAGCAGCTTAGAGGAAACAAGACTTCTCTCCGAGTCCTAATGGACTACCTGCCCCTCTACCCTTACCCAATTTCCAAATTCCAACCCCAGGAGTAGCAGAATGATTTTTCCATTATTCATTATGTCCACAAGGAGCAAGGCAATTCTTAGTTTTAAAAACTCCCCCTTCTGTGATCCCCAGTCTCCAAGTCACACTTACCATGATACCTGAGAAACAGATTCCTTCAAAATACCAGACGTAGTTGGTGAGTTTATTGCTGGATGCGTAGGAAGTTTGCCCATTTGGGAAATACAATAATATATTCACAATTATACTCCAAAGTGCAAGCGGAATCAGCAGACCACTGAGGCAGCTTCCACATTTCCGAGACCCCATTTTCCCCTGCTCAGAACCTGCAGGAGATTTCAAGAGTGTAGAATTACATAAAGCCTGGTTTTCTCCctacctgtctttttttttttttttttcctaatcaccTACCACTTTCTGGGTCAGAGCCCTTCACTTCATATTTATGAAGCGCCCAGGACtcagacaggactgcagcccaCAGTCTCTTGATGTGAAATAATGGTTTACTGTTTGGAGAACAATAGACGATGATCAACAGCCGAAGAGCTGAGCTGGTCTTCATCCTGTGCCAAAGGAATGCGGTGtttttactgctttttaaaataagtcaTTTTCCTCTGGATTAGAGCACTAAAGGCTTAACCCTGAGACTGTTTTAAGAAGGAAGTTGGGGTAGGGGTTGGAACTGAGTCTGGCAGATTTCATCCAACAGTGGGCAGGAGGTAAAAGAGAAAACTACCAAAGGAGCGTAAGCCAGCGCACGGTGTGTGGCAGGTTTGCTCAAATATCCTGactttatttatctcttgtttACTCAATGTTCTTTAACGTGTGCCCACTATTCACCAAGCATTGTTCAAACTGCAGGGCGCACAAAAATGACAAAGAAAGGGACTGACTGGTGTGCAAGAAAAGTAAGACATCACGCTTGGTGAGTTACTGTTACAAGTCCAGCTTTCCTTCCCAGAGTTCCTGTCTGTTCTCTCTACCTCTCTGAAAAATAATGACAGGAATACATTCATACTTTCTGGCTGCATAAAAAATGAAGTTAAGAGACATCGACTAATTTGGTTAAGACATTATGAGTAACAAGTTTGAAACAAGGGTGTAAGAATTCTCCCATTCAAATTGGTGCCCTGAATTTAAAGAAGCACGGGTCAAATCCCCTCTAATTATGATGAGATGAGAAGATTATGAGAGGGAATTTTGGCAACATGTTAAAGGGATGATGTAGAGAGTGGTGGTAAAGAATTCAAAGATTGCCTGACCTTGTTGCCCCCTTTTACTACTGGTAACGTCAGAGCTCTGCTTGACTTAACTTTCTTAAGTCTCAActtcctcagctgtgaaatgggaataaaaaatGATACCTTCCCCAGAAGGATAATGTGAAGATTAAGAAAGATTATGCACGCAAAGCGCAAAGTCAGGTGATTCAGGAGTAGGCAATAAACGGGAACCAtcattaataacaaaaaaaacagtTACAGGAACATAATTGTCAAAATAGTACAGAGATCAGAAGTAAAGTCTGCTTACTTGCCCCTCTCAGTCCCCAAAGAGTTCTGTATCATGAactcttttaaaattttggttgcagaagtattaatatttaattttgttattgcCCTCCAGAAAGTATTAATATTGTATAACTCCATACTTTTAATTCAAGATAAtaaaaatctacttttaaataaatgattttaaattgtattatacttttttaaaaaattggggaTTCTTGGAGCCCCTTTCGGATTCAAACAAACCCAGAAACTAGCAGTCTTATGGGTTCCAAAGAGAGTTTTGGCGCCTTCTGGTGGATGTGACTTTTATTCCTCTGGTATTTTTCAAGCAAAGTGCATCACCAAAGTCTGGttattagatttttttcccaaCGACATAGAAGCAAAGTAAAATGGTATTTATGAGAGACCTCGTGATGAAGCAGAGAGCAACACTTTCGGCTGAATATTTATTTGagcacctcctgtgtgccaggcactgttgtaaCACCTAGGGAGAGATCGATTAACAAGACAGTCTAAAATCCTTGCCTTGTGGGGCTTTCATTCTACTGTAGGCAAGACtaacaatgaaaaaatatgtaagtaaaaCATAGCTTATCCTATCAGATGGTGATGTGTGTGGCTAAAATAAATCAGGAAAGGGCAACCAGGAATACCAGAGAATGGGGTTGAAGATGTCATTTCAAaaagggtggtcagggaagaaCTTActagaaggtgacatttgagtaaaAACCTGAAGGAAGCAGAGGGTGTGAGCCATGCAGAGGACTTGGGGAAAAGCATTCGAGGCAGAGAGAAGGGCCACAGGAAGAAGGGACCACAGCGAGGAGCCCAGTGAAGGGTGGGGGGAGCAGTAGACCCATCTGAGATTAGTTTTGAGTAGCAAAATAACTTGATATGTTAAAAGGCTCACTCTGCCTCCTGTGTTGCAAACAGGTTGTAAATCACGAAGATAAGTTCTGAAGTTGTTTAACAATCCAGGTGAGAGACTATCATGGCTCAGACAATGATAGTCGCAGTAGCAGAGATGGTGAAAAAAGGCTggattctgtatatattttaaggaTAGAGTCAACAGTATTTGGTGACAAATTGGATTGGatgtaagagagaaaaagaggagtcGAAAATGACTGTGTGGTTTCAGGCCTGAGCAACCAGATGAATGAAGTTGCCAGTCACTGAAATGAACCAGCAGCAAGTTGAGCTGTTTTGGGagtgggaagatgaggtggtcagTTTCAGATATCCCAAGGTTTGATGCACCTATTAGAAATACAAGTGGAAATGCCAAGTTGGCAGTTGGAAATATA is part of the Manis pentadactyla isolate mManPen7 chromosome 1, mManPen7.hap1, whole genome shotgun sequence genome and harbors:
- the TM4SF18 gene encoding transmembrane 4 L6 family member 18 isoform X2, whose amino-acid sequence is MKTSSALRLLIIVYCSPNSKPLFHIKRLWAAVLSESWALHKYEVKGSDPESGSEQGKMGSRKCGSCLSGLLIPLALWSIIVNILLYFPNGQTSYASSNKLTNYVWYFEGICFSGIMMLIVAAVLLVLESDNNCKCCQSENCSKKYMTLLSIIFSALGIAFSGYCLAISALGLVQGPYCHTPNGWEYAFEDTAGRLELFEEGQECFQSSRYGQLSHSHCVDWRAIFK
- the TM4SF18 gene encoding transmembrane 4 L6 family member 18 isoform X1, encoding MKTSSALRLLIIVYCSPNSKPLFHIKRLWAAVLSESWALHKYEVKGSDPESGSEQGKMGSRKCGSCLSGLLIPLALWSIIVNILLYFPNGQTSYASSNKLTNYVWYFEGICFSGIMMLIVAAVLLVLESDNNCKCCQSENCSKKYMTLLSIIFSALGIAFSGYCLAISALGLVQGPYCHTPNGWEYAFEDTAGRFLTDSSIWTQCLEPAHVVEWNIILFSILIALSGLQVIVCLARVVIQLSKILCGTYSVIIQPGII